TAGCATCATTATCCTCTGGGGAGAATGTGATAAGGCCGAATACTATTCAAACGGCTTTACTTCCAAGCAAAATTAGAAAGAAAATTAGAATTTATTATGTAAAGGTCATGTTTATTTCAAATAATTTTCCTTTCATTATAACTTTAAAACATTACATTCAGAAAAATATGCTTCAAATTTGAAATTTACATTTCAGAAGAATTGTGTTGGTAAATCAAAATGTACATTCAGATATTTCACAATTCGAATGAATTTACTCAGATTTTTATCCTTGTGGATGAATACAAACAATTGAGAATTGTTTTATATCTTTCTTTGGATTTCCAAAATCTATTAAATTAGTTTGATGCAGATATTTTCTGGCAGAGACTGATTACTGATCAATAGTAAACAAGGTGGAATCAGAAGTACTGCACAGCAGACAAGCAATGGAGTTGTACAAAGATCTACCTCACCAACTTTCTCAGATACTCCAAGGTTTACTGTTCTTGTGAAGGCTGAAACTGAACTCTATATATCCAGGAATACCTCTTCATCTTGCAGTTATCAGCATCATTATTtactctttttcttcttctttctctTTGATTTTGTAGTTATCCTTTTCATAGTTTTCTTCGTTCCTGTACTCCTTGCCTGGGCCTGTTGCTTGGATTTATTTAGTTTGAAATGGTTACGTTTATGTGGCCTTGACTTTTCActgaatacaaaaaaaaaatcacaaataattaagtttagtttaaagatacagcatggaaacaggccctttgcccaccgaatccacaccaaccatcgatcacctggtcACACTCGCtctatgttattctactttcCCATCCAATTACTACCTACACTCTTGGGGCaattttagagaagccaattaacctacaacacatatttggaatgtaggagagcacctggaggaaacccacgcaatcgcagggtaaatgtgcaaactccacacagaccacatCAAAggatgggatcgaacctgggctgctggtgctgtgaggcagcagctgtactagcTGCACCAAGGTGCCATCCTTGAGGACATAAATCTCAGAGATAAGGGAACATAATGGGCATAACAGACAGTAAGACAAAGAGTTGTGCCAATTGAATTCCAATTAACATCTTGGGAGACGCACTGAATATACAATCCATAATAAATTGAAATCAAGACAAGGGAGATCAAGAGATATGTGAAATGTTCAAGGTGTCTGAGAGCAGTCATCAATATAAGGAATCCAGAAATGAATGGTCCAGACATTATAActgcttaatatttgagtaaagatATTTAGCATCATTTAAACACAAAGCCATCTGTCTCAACTCACGCTTTAGATGATGGAAGGTCCTAAGCAGTTACTTTGCACATAGACTTACCAAAGGGAGTTAGGGTAATTTAGGAAAGGCTGGCAATTATTTTACAAATTACAACATATTCGATTTTTGAGAGCTTCTTCTATCTCCattgttaggaaaaggggatgtacaacgagatctgggtgtcctagtgcatcagtcactgaaaggaagcatgcaggtacagcaggcagtgaagaaagccgatggaatgttggccttcataacaaggggagttgagtataggagcaaagaggtccttctgcagttgtacagggccctagtgagaccgcacctggagtactatgtgcagttttggtctccaaatttgagaaggatattcttgcgattgagggcatgcagtgtaggtttactagattaagtcccggaatgacgggactgaaatatgttgaaagactggagcgattaggcttgtatacactggaatttagaaggatgagaggggatcttatcgaaacgtataagatcattaaggggttggacacgttacaggcagggaacatgttcccaatgttgggggagtccagaacaaagggccacagtttaagaataaggggtaggccatttagaactgagatgaggaaaaactttttcagtcagaaagttgtgaatctatggaattctcggcctcagaaagcagtggaggccaattctctgaatgcattcaagagcaagctagatacagctcttaaggatagcggagtcagggggtatggggagaaggccggaacggggtactgattgtgaatgatcagccatgatcacattgaatggcggtgctggctcgaagggccgaatggcctcctcctgcacctattgtctattgtataactgCTTGTACTAAGAATAAATGAATAAAGACGTTGCATCCAAGGCACTGACCTCTAGGTTGTTCTTCAACTATTAAGGTAATGGTTAATCTCACTAATAATATGGGCAGTTTGTAGAGCAGCTGTTAAAATTGGCCCCTGACAGTGATATTGAATATTTCAATAGCAAACTAAATGAACAGGACCATAAAGAAAGTCATCAGGAAGCATTAACcataatttaattaaataaaatgaaGGTGGAGACTGGAGCAATAATTGTTTTGCCATCAATATAGTTAGTGGCCATTCATAAACCAAGGATAGCAGCACAAAGTTCATTAGATTTCTGAGGCAAAGTGCAAAGAAAGGATGTTTCTAGAATGTCAGGAGACGTTTAATAAGGTGGGGATATCACGTAAGAAATTTGAGAAAATGAaaagaaattaaattaaacaaagtGCAACAGCAAAGAGATAGTGAAGAATTAAGAAAGTAAAAGCTGAGCTAAATGGGTTTCATTCCAGTTGGTAGGATGCAGATTGTTGTTTGATTGTGGAAAGGTGTTAGGTCTTCGTTGTTCTACTTATATAAATCACACAGAACATGAGAAGAAAGATTGAGCAGATTCCTAACAAAATAAATTACGAAGGAGTGACAGGCTGAGAAAAACAATGAAGGGAATTGGAGAACAGAAAAACATAGATCAGTATTGGAATTGGTACACCGTATGCTCATCATAGTTATAAACTGTTCAATGCTTTCAAAACAATAGATACTATTTATTGATTCTGTCAGGCAGTTTATGGGGCAACAGGAACATCAATAGTTCAAAATGGCTTTTAACATTCCTTTAAATAGTTAAGGTTTTGTATTAAATGTCACCACACTCACGTGATCTTGTTTTGGGCAAGGGTATCAGGACATTCTCTGCGTTTATGGTCAGTACTTCCACAGATAAAACATCCACTTCGAGCCCCACCACAAGAATGATCCCGAAGCACACAATGACTGCAGGTTTCACAGTGAAACCAAGCTGAAAAAACACATCTGTACTTTAACATAAAATCCTTGAGAATTTGCACTTCTTTAAAAATGCAGAACATGCATATCTGTCATTATATTAAATGGTTTAATAAATTCTTGTGAACATTACGTATCACAGTATAACATGGATCTAATGGGATGAATGGCTTCCAACTGTTCCAGGATAAGTAAATATATAAAGTCAGTTTTTACATATAAATATCACCAGAGGGATTGCATATATCACTCCAGACAAGGAATTCATCCTGAACCACCACAAGATTATCCTTTCCAACAAATTATTAGAGAATCATGTGCAGAAATCAAAATACTTCCTCATGAAATTACAATTGTGTTGAATTTAAATCAATATGGAttattcagagggtcatcactaCTCTCTCCTGGCATCTACGGAAGAACAATATATGTGGGCTTGGCAGTGTTACGCACATCCCAAGAGTACATGAGGAATAAAAGAGGTCAATATTTATCAGAAGATATATCAAATGAAAAGGATCAGAGTATAATTATACTTAAATTCAAACATTTGACTTTattattgagacatataagattattaagggattggacacattagaggcaggaaacatgttcccaatgttggggggagtccagaaccaggggccacggtttaagaataagggaaaggccatttagaacggagatgaggaaaaactttttcagtcagagttgtaaatttgtggaattctctgcctcagaaggcagtggaggccaattctctggatgctttcaagagagagctagatagagctcttaaagatagcggagtcagggggtatggggagaaggcaggaacggggaactgtgaatgatcagccatgatctcattgaatggcggtgctggctcaaagggccgaatggcctactcctgcacctattgtctattgtctatttgtttttACACGAGCTAGCGACTTTCCAGACGTATTGTACTTGTGAACGAAGTATTGTTTTGCTTTAACTGCCAGTGATCAATAAAACAGGCTCATTAAACATTAACACACTTTAGCTGGTTAAGGAGTTCTACTCACATAGTTTTACACACTTGTTGCAGATATGACAGTGTTTCCATTCCTTTCCATCCTGTTGGGAATTTAACACAATATTAATCTAATCACGAAACTTTAGAAACACAATCACTAATGACATAATCTAGAATTTTTACAGGCTGATATTCCCATAACAGGATTAAAAGGGATAAAATGGCAACAGAATCTGTTCTTTTAAGCGTTTGATACATTACCCCATATCCTtcgattcccttaatatccaaaaGCCGAACATTCTCTGCCTGGGAAATACTATAAGCCATTAAGCCCACAAAGCCCTCTCTTGGGTGAACTTAATAGATTCACTCCCTCTGGGAGAGgaacatttcttctcacctcaatcctGAGTGGCAGACTCCCTTTTGAGCCTGTGCTCCCCACAGAAAAATCATCTCTGCAAGAGCCCTTTAAGAAATCTTGTATATTTCGCTGAGCTCCTCCCTCTCTTCTGAATCTGTCGGGCAAAGGCCTAGTTTCATCTACAAAGCCAACGCCTTCATATCCGTGATCAATTTGGTAAACCTTCATTGCATTCTATCCACTGCAAGTATATTTCTCCTTGGGTAGGGTGAAGAAATCTTACACAAtatttcaggtgtggtctcaacaagtCCCTGTATCATGACATGAATTTCTGTGGGAAGCCAAATGTGACAGGGGAATTTCACAGGCACTTCCGATTTAAGGAGTCAAAAGTATTTGTGACCTTAAAAAGATTAGGTATAGTGACTGATGGTGCTCCTTGTTCACTGCTGAATGCTGAAGATCATGTCCACGTGGAATCCACACAGCATTGGGAAGAGGTGGTTGAGAAAAACCTAAGCAATGAATACCACTGTGGCAGAAAGGAAAGAAACCTCTTTATAGTTACCATGGCAAGTTTTGTTTCCTTCCTTGAAGGAACTCATGATTACGCAGGTCTGAGGCCCCTTCTTCCCAGATGTTGGCAATGAGATTGTTGCTTATTGTTGCGACTAAAGCACTTCACCACATTTCAGAACTTCAGCGGGTATGCCATCTGTTCCCATGTTTTAGTTGGGATAAGGCCATTTTGAATTCTTGTCAGTCAGGAGAAGTTAGCCAGGCAGCTTGCCATGGATAAAATCAAGGGTGTTCATGTCATGGAGAGAATTGCAGGAGGTCTTACAAATGTTCTTTCCAACTGACTTTGACTGCTTCTTTGCTCCTGGTGGGCATGTTTCCTTTCTTGGCTCTCAGTGGGTTAGGACTTTGAGTGCTTGGCCAACAGATGGCCTTGACAGCACAATTCACAACTTGTTCACTTAAGCTTACAAGAGGATGCGTCTTACACTAAACACCTATGGTACAAAGATCTGGCTTCTAGGAATCTCTATACCATGACCATTCAAAATGGAGAGGGAGCATTTGAGATAATGTTGATGTCTGTGTACCAGGAACACCTAAACAGTGAAAGAAGCTCAACACTTGACAAACTACCTGCCGACCCCATCAGGCATCTACAATTTCTGACTTGGCTTCATCAGCTGCCTGCCTGGATTACAAGCACGTTATGCTCACTTCCAAGAAACTTCCCAAAAAGAATGAAAAATCTTTTAGATGGCTCAGTGGGTAGACTAGGTAAGGAGGAAGCAGCAGATACTCTGGATCAATATATGATGTGATCTGTGACGTTGCCTGTGCAGGAATTTTAACCTGGACTAAAGATTtacttttctttttttcaattCAAGGCATTCAATCAATTAGCAAAAGTGCCATGATTTAAACTTTGTTGTCACAGAGACTTACAAAATATAAAAATCCAAAGTGGTTAAATCTTATGACTTTTCGAGGCCGTTATCAAACTCACTTTTGATCAAATGGTCGTTTGTTGACCATATAGCTTCACGTTCTAGACCAGTTTTACAAAAATCATACACAGTGTTAAGTCATCAACAATAGGCAAAATGCATCTTCAATCTAGTGCGCACAGTAAAACGTTGCCTACTTTAGATGTGCAGGCTTGACATATCTCACAGTGCCTATTTGCCGAGGATACATATCGCTGACAAACTGAACAGTACCTAGGAATAAAGATTGGAATTTGTAAAGATATAATTTAGAGCCCAACAAGACACATATTTTTGGTGTGGAATTATTTCATTGACTTGCTTAAATGGTTTactttcttgaatacatcatgTTGAAAAGATAACATTTGAAGGCTGTACAAAAACGTTCAGTTTGCGAACACAAAATAGAGTTGTTGGATCATGCAGGGAATAAATATACAAAAATTATATATCGTTATTGATTTTGAAAATGGTTTTCCTCTGCTCACTGATTTGCTACCAATGACAGCAACCTGGAGCAAATCATTATCAGATGACACAAGGAGACAATGAGGACTTTCTGCTTAGTATTTATTAGTTTCACAGAACAAAACATGATCTGCATTCTCAATAACTCATTGGGAAAAAGCTGTCAAGGATGTGGTTCGGAACAATAAAGATCAAACCTAACCAATGTCTAACAGTTACCTGCTTTCAGCAGGAGCAGTAAAACAAATGAGAACTGACACAAACGCCTCTGAGCTTAACCGAAACTCCCATTCCTGAGCATTGTACCCTCACTGCTAGAAAGCATAGAGTGAATATTGAGGAAGGTCAAGAGTGTGTGGCTTCCCCCACAGCcctttctctccaccctcccctgtgccccacctggattcacacctTTACTCCCGcatccttccacctacattccttccttacAATTCAGAActcctcaatccttttgtctcacacctgtttTTTTCATCtatggcctttgtctaaccatctgcctatcaaacccccacCTGTGTTTACCTGTTACCTACCaagctttgtccagcccccctcccctctcttccagctttcttttcttccctgccccccctctccactacaatcagcctgaagtagGGCCCCGATctgtaatgtcacctatccatgtttttgaggaatgctgcctgacccactgaattactccaacagctAGAAAcatctagaaacatataaaataggtgcaggagtaggccatagggcccttcgagccagcactgccattcagtatgatcatggctgatcatccaaaatcagcaccctgttcctttttccccttgatttcgttagccccaagagctaaatctaactctctcttgaaaacatccagtgaattggcctccactgccttctgtggcagagaattccacagattcacaactctgggtgaaatggattttcctcatctcagtcctaaatggcctaccccttattcttaaactgtgatcaatGGTTCtggattcctgcatctagcctgtctaatcccttaagaattttatatgtttctataagatcctctctaagAATCTTTCTAAATAagaatctttctaaattccaatgaatacaagcccagtcgactcattctttcatcatatgccaccTCTTAAAAGTCTTAACCATTATTAAGACTTTAAAGGTTGCTAACATGATTACTTTGAGAACCACCATCTCGGTTTCTCTCTCAGATTCAATATATTCAAAAAGGAGAAAAATCTTATTAGAACAGCTAAACATTTTCATTAGGGAGCATTTTTGAATTTGAGGCTTACGTGTATCCTTCTTCTGCAGGCAATACGATTGTTTTAGGCGGAAGGTTGGTAAATATGCGTACAGGAGATTGTTTACGTCCGCTGTTCCCATGCTTGTAGAGTGCATGGTTATCGTAATCCACCTGTAAAATCATGATTTTATCAGCGGAATTGTGATGGACACTTCTGATTCTTTTAATTTCTCTGAAGCAAATGAATCTACCATCTAGTCTCCATTTGTACAAGCTACAGAGTATAAATACATCTTTTAAACACGTCATTATAcaagagcaaaacataaagtgctggagtaactcagcgggtcaggcagcagctgtggagtaaaatggataggcaatatttcagggcaggaccattcttcaggctgattcattccttacattccctccacagatactgcctgacccactgagttgctccaacattttatgttttgcttgtgattgcagcatctacagttccttatgtctctgcTATCATACATCCTGTTGAAGAAATACTACAGTAATTTAAAACATTATTCATCTTTGGTGACAGTTTAAATTTTGTTTGAATACTTGTAATATCCACAAAGAAAACTCTATCAGATTCAAAAGAAGAAAGTTTGTCCACAAGATTAAATAACAAACTCCACTTGACCGAGTTTTTAAAAAGCTGCATATTGCTGAAGGACAACATTCCTTTCCATGGCTTGCCATCCTTTGCACTAAGCACCATGCGGAAATTCCAGTTCTTCCACATACCTAGAAAAGCAACTCGTTTCGCTCCCCAACCCAAGTTGAGGTCATTAAAGTAGCTCCCCACCCTCAAACACGTGAAAAATGACCAAAACAATGGAACATACTGTCTCAAATGAAAGTCAATATTTTCAGTGAAAAGGAAGTGAAGATACAAGACAATTGGCATAAAAAAAAACCAGCCCCTAACGTGCAACTACATGCGAGACCACAATAGAGAGCCCTTCAAAATTCAGTGGGAAATGAGAACTTCATATCTGGAGATTAAAGCACTGGTGATATAAGAAATGGAAGAATACATCAGCCCGAATTTCAACATCTTACTGGAGGTAGGTTCATGTCAGGGCACAGCACAGTAAAAATGCCAAACAATTTTACTATGTATCTTGAACTCGATACTATGGGAAAAACTTGCCCAGCAAGCTTGGCTGGGGATTGCAGAATAGATACAACTATAGCAGCTTTTAAAGGAATGCTGTTTTCCCAAAATAGATCATTTTGGTGGGAATCATTAGAGTTGAAGAATaggtttgtttaatttagtttattgtcatgactactaaggtacagtgaaaagcttctgatgCGTGCCAACAAGACTGCAAAAAGATtgtcaatcgagccatccacagtgtagatacatgataaagggaataacattttgtgcaagtccagtaaagtccgattaaagatagtgcaagGGTCTTCAATGTGGTAGATCGTAGCTGGTACAGCAATACAAGTGGGGAGCACAGTGACTGCTGAGAATTGAGGACTAATTATCCTGCCTCAAGAAGAGAGTTTAGAACCTTTGGGCTGAAGTTCTCCCTCCAATTACAGAGGTAATAGTTGCTTGGCTTATGGTCACTGACTAAGTTAATGATTGTATCTAGCTGAAAGTAAGGAAGAAAGAACAATAGGATCAGAGGTAGACCGGCAAAGGTAATTACATTGCACAGTTCTGTTCACAACTAGCAGCTTTTCACAATGAATAGCAAATCCATGCTTACTGGGAAACTTTTGATTTCACTGTAGTTGAGcttgttgtattcactggagtttagaaggatgagaagggaccttatagaaacaatccatccatccaacccacccacccatccatccatccatccagagagttgtgaatttgcggaattctctgccacagagggcagtggaagccaaatcactggatggatttaagggagagttaggtagagctctaggggctagtggaatcaagggatatggggagaaggcaggcacaggttattgattgtagatgatcagccatgatcacaatgaatggcggtgctggctcgaagggccgaatggcctcctcctgcacctattttctatgcttctatgctgtatctctaaactccagatCTTTAAAAGTTCCCAAAACTACTTGTACAAGGTATGGTATGTTGGGACTTGAGCAAACAGTGTCCTGGGTCAGAACCTCTGTTGATTAATGCAATTTTTTGGTGAGAGgcaaaaagaaagacacaaacttgATTTACCATTTGATCTTGTTTTACACATTTATGAAATGTACCCTCTGAAGCAATGTAAAAACTATACATATCAAGAAGTGACTCACTTGGTAATCAAGCATGCTAAATTTTGGGAAACACTGTAGAATGCGAGGTTCAAAAAAGTATGGAAAAATCCAAAATATTGGCAATTCATCATCTGcagaatgaaaataaaacataagTCACGTGAGTGGAAATTTGGTCAGAATAAAAAGCCTTGCATTGAATGGGAAGCATTATTTTATTAACAACATATTTAATATaaaagacgggcgtggacccgttgggtccaaatctttcCTGCGACCCCGGCAACATTCCGTgcaaccccccccactccatccccctcaaccccccttatccccactcaatcccccattccccctccactcacccactcaatccccccttacacccctctcctaccctcacccactccatccccttaaccccccttatccccttccccccactcacgcactccatcccccctcaacccccctcccctccccctcaggcactcacccaatccattcctctcaaCCCCCAGGCCTCTCCCGCATTGTTCTAgcactctccactccccccccctccacctcccactcacccactccatccctcctaaacccccatccccatctcccccctcctcccctcccccctcacccacttcatGCCCCCTCAACCCgacatctcccctcctccccccccttacccactccaccccccctcaaccacccatAAACGCGTATTAAAGAGTTTTGGAGCAAAGCAAATGGAGTTGAGGTTTAGACAAGGAAAACAAATGGGATTTTTCATGTAGCAATTATACTTTGAAGAAACTGATCTCAGCTGAGAAATGATCTGCTCCAATTCAAATGACCCTGTATTGTTTCATACAAAACATTCTTCCTCCAAATAATTGAAAGCCATCTGTACCTTCATTCTGTGAGGTCTTCCACGTGGCAACAATCTTTTTAAAACTGTGAGCTAGTGCCTCCACCAGGCCCCCAAATGGTGGGTCAGTCACCATAATCATAGGCATTCCGTTTTCCTGACACATGAACGTTTGAAATGCTTCAAAGGCAAACTAAGAAAAATAGAGTGAGTGAGTGTCCAGGTGCTGGCCTCAATTTTCAATCAGGTTTTACAACTTCACTGACAATTGCACTTAAAAAATGTAAGTATGCAAAACAAACACTGTATATTGGTACATTTATTCTGGAATATTTTACAAAATAGGGCCATTACCTTTCCCTTTCACTGGCAGCACTATTAATACATATTAAAACATGTAGGGGAAATATGATGATTACAAGTGTTGGAAACAATATGACAATATTATACAGAACAATATGTAAACtactttattttaaaatgatttCCAAATGTTTTCCTACAAAGCAATATGTTAAAATTCTCAATTCAATGTCCGAGACAGAATATATGAAACATTCGGcaatatgcaaaaaaaatcatttcacaACTAGTTAATTATGTTATTCTAATTCCTATCTTAATGGAGTAAAATATAAGTTGGAGATGCAGGGCAAGGTTTACCGATGCACTGTTTAACCTTTATGCCTTGTTACTCTATAATTGTTCATATGTGTGCAAAAGCTAAGAGAAAAACAAGGAGGTCAGGAAAAATCAGGAACAACACAATTTATTTACAAGAAGGAATTGGGTAAACTGGGATTTTGCCTGATAAAGCAGAGGTGGTAAAGGAGAAATTTAACAGGGAGCTGATCAATCTCAAGAAGGGCTTTCACAGATGGTAGGGATAAGTAAACAGAAGCGAAAGATGAAGATCATTAAGCAATAGTTGCAACGGTCTGGAATGCACTATCTAAAAGGTAGAGTGGGCTTATGCCATTTATGGGAGC
This region of Rhinoraja longicauda isolate Sanriku21f chromosome 1, sRhiLon1.1, whole genome shotgun sequence genomic DNA includes:
- the zcchc4 gene encoding rRNA N(6)-adenosine-methyltransferase ZCCHC4 isoform X1, with protein sequence MAAAGIELLLNQGTESPAPLCPHGPTLLFAKINCKEQETRRFYACSACRNRKDCNFFQWENEKVSVARLLAREEFNQSRQPPFTHKQYVERYQHFVSLHLAKRIFCLDCQLLLLPADWDKHTSHQQLGDVSLHQLKRPSQLLLPLENKKTNAQYLFADRTCQFLLDLIVSLGFRKVLCVGTPRLHELIKLRQFEKNNPVIKSQLLDIDFRYSQFYSEEEFCHYNMFNHHFFGEKFAFEAFQTFMCQENGMPMIMVTDPPFGGLVEALAHSFKKIVATWKTSQNEDDELPIFWIFPYFFEPRILQCFPKFSMLDYQVDYDNHALYKHGNSGRKQSPVRIFTNLPPKTIVLPAEEGYTYCSVCQRYVSSANRHCEICQACTSKDGKEWKHCHICNKCVKLSWFHCETCSHCVLRDHSCGGARSGCFICGSTDHKRRECPDTLAQNKITEKSRPHKRNHFKLNKSKQQAQARSTGTKKTMKRITTKSKRKKKKKSK